Sequence from the Burkholderia stabilis genome:
GCGCCAGCGCGCAACTAGCGCGGTGCGATCGCCCGCAATGCGGCGAGCATCTTGCCATCCGGGTTCGCCAGATCGTCGAGCACCGCGAAGTGCTTCATGCCGGGCAGTTGCACGTGCGCGATCCGTTCTCCGGCAGCGTCGCACGCAGCTGCGTAGTCATGTGCCTGACGGATGAGTTCGGGCAACTCCGCATCGCCGACCGCGACGACCGTCGGCGCGCCCGGCCCGATGTGGCGCAGCGGGCTGCATGCCTCGATTTCCTGCGCAGTGAGCTGCAGCTTGTCGTTCAGGCAGCACAGCGAGATCGGTTCGAGATCGACGAGCGGGCTGATCGAGAGCGCCGCTGCGACGGCCGGATGCGCGCGATACATGGCCGTCAGGTGGCCGCCGGCCGAATGGCCGCTCAGGTGAATCGGCCGACCTGCGATGCCGAGCCCGTCGCGATCCGCCGCGAGATGGTCGAGCAGCGCGCCGATCTCGGCGACGATGTCGGTCATCGACGCGGTGGGCGCAAGCGTGTATTCGGCGAGCACGACGTCGTAGCCGCGTGCGAGCGGCCCGCTTGCCGCATACGCGAAATCCTCTTTCGCGCAGTGTTGCCAGTAGCCGCCGTGAATGAACACGAACAGCGGCGCGCCGGGTTGACCGCACGGCAGCCAGTCGTAGCGCTGCGCGGGAAGCGCGCCGTAACGCAGTTCGCGCCGGCCGGCGATCGCGTCGTAAAGCGCCGCGCTGCGCGACTGGCACGATGCGAGCAAGGCGGGGAAATCGGGAACGGCCTTCGTGTTCAGGTAAGCGGCATCGAGTGCCGCGCGGTCCATGCCGCGATAGAGAATCGTCATTCTGGGAGCACCTCGTTCGGGTTGCGGATACGCAGCGGCGCGTTCACCGCGCCTGCTGCGAAAGCGGTGGCCATGCCGCCGCTGTTGCCCCATTATCCGCAGCGCGGCCGGGTCCGGCTATCCGGAAACGGCGGGCGCGGCTTCCATCTGTCCGCTTTCGGCGAACGACTGCGGCACGGCCGGCGCATGGCGCTGGCCATCGCCCGTCAGATCAGCTCGGAGATCTCGATCAGGTTCAGGTCGGGATCGCGCACGTACACCGAGCGGATCTTCTGCGTCGCGCCCGTGCGTTCGACGGGCCCTTCGACGATCGGCCATTCGACGCGCTTCAGGTGCGCGATGACGTCGTCGAGCGGCACCGCCGCGATGAAGCACAGGTCGAGCGCGCCGGGCACCGGCACATGCGCTTTCGGCTCGAACTCCGCGCCGCGCACGTGCAGGTTGATCTTCTGGTTGCCGAAGCGGAACGCGAGCCGGCCGGCGCCGAAGGTTTCGAGCTGCATCTGCAGCACCTCGGTATAGAAATGCCTGGTCCGGTCCGGATCGACGCAGGTCAGTACGAGATGGTCGAGGTGGTCAATCAACGCCATGAGATTCGCTCCTGTTCATGAGAAAGCGCGTTGCGCGGGCATGTCGCCGGCATCGGCGCGCGGTGGCGGATGGAGGTCCGAGCGGCGCCCGGCCTTCAGGATCTGGCTCGGCACGTCGTGCCCGATCAGCGCGGGCAGCCGCGCGGCCGCGGCGAGCACGGCTGCGAGATCGATGCCCGTATCGTAGCCGTCGAGCGCGAGCATGTGCACGAGTTCTTCGGTGCACGCGTTGCCGGTCGCACCCGGCGCATACGGGCATCCGCCGAGGCCGCCGAGTGACGCGTCGAAGCGGTCGATGCCGGCGTCGAGCGCCGCGAGCGTATTGGCGAGCGCCATCCCGCGCGTGTTGTGAAAGTGCAGCGTGAGTTGCAGCGCGCCGAAACGTTCGCGCGCGCGTTCGCACAGCGCGCGCACCTGCGACGGAAAGGCCATGCCGGTCGTGTCGCACAGCGTGAAGCTGTGCACGCCGAGATCCGCGAACCGCTGCATCCACGCGAGCACCGTTTCGGCCGGTACGTCGCCTTCCATCGGGCAGCCCATCGCGGTCGACAACGACACGTTGATCGCGACGCCCGTTCCGCGCACCGCATCGATCACGTCGCGCAGCTGCGCGAACGACTGCTCGCGCGTCATCCGCAGGTTCGTGCGGTTGTGGCTCTCGCTCATCGACATCACGAGGTTCACCTCGTCGACGCCGCACGACAGCGCGCGCTCCGCGCCGCGCACGTTCGGCACGAGCACCGTATAGACGACGCCCGGCGCGCGCGCGATGCCGTGCATCACGGCTTCGGCGTCGCGCAGCGCGGGAATCGCCTTCGGCGACGTGAACGACGTGACCTCGATCTTCGCGTAGCCGCACGCGCTCAGCGCGTCGACGAGCGCGATCTTGTCGTCGGTGTCGACGAACGCCGCTTCGTTCTGGAAACCGTCGCGCGTCGCGACTTCGTGGATGTAAAGCCGTGGGTGTTGCGTGCTCATTTCATCGTCTCCCGTATCGCGTTCAGATCACGCCGCGCGAGCGCCAG
This genomic interval carries:
- a CDS encoding VOC family protein gives rise to the protein MALIDHLDHLVLTCVDPDRTRHFYTEVLQMQLETFGAGRLAFRFGNQKINLHVRGAEFEPKAHVPVPGALDLCFIAAVPLDDVIAHLKRVEWPIVEGPVERTGATQKIRSVYVRDPDLNLIEISELI
- a CDS encoding hydroxymethylglutaryl-CoA lyase, whose amino-acid sequence is MSTQHPRLYIHEVATRDGFQNEAAFVDTDDKIALVDALSACGYAKIEVTSFTSPKAIPALRDAEAVMHGIARAPGVVYTVLVPNVRGAERALSCGVDEVNLVMSMSESHNRTNLRMTREQSFAQLRDVIDAVRGTGVAINVSLSTAMGCPMEGDVPAETVLAWMQRFADLGVHSFTLCDTTGMAFPSQVRALCERARERFGALQLTLHFHNTRGMALANTLAALDAGIDRFDASLGGLGGCPYAPGATGNACTEELVHMLALDGYDTGIDLAAVLAAAARLPALIGHDVPSQILKAGRRSDLHPPPRADAGDMPAQRAFS
- a CDS encoding alpha/beta hydrolase, coding for MTILYRGMDRAALDAAYLNTKAVPDFPALLASCQSRSAALYDAIAGRRELRYGALPAQRYDWLPCGQPGAPLFVFIHGGYWQHCAKEDFAYAASGPLARGYDVVLAEYTLAPTASMTDIVAEIGALLDHLAADRDGLGIAGRPIHLSGHSAGGHLTAMYRAHPAVAAALSISPLVDLEPISLCCLNDKLQLTAQEIEACSPLRHIGPGAPTVVAVGDAELPELIRQAHDYAAACDAAGERIAHVQLPGMKHFAVLDDLANPDGKMLAALRAIAPR